Proteins encoded within one genomic window of Rossellomorea vietnamensis:
- a CDS encoding b(o/a)3-type cytochrome-c oxidase subunit 1, translated as MKPFVRIDKKDAALAMAHIYVGFAALALGGFAGLLQVLVRSGRFTLPAGIGYYQVLTVHGVLLGLVLTTFFILGFQHAAISRTAGTYSGKSRFMGWLGFWVMLLGTTMAAVMILLNEATVLYTFYAPLKAHWIFYLGLTFVVVGSWLGGAGMIMKYISWRKEHPGQPGPLLTFMSIINTVLWIVATIGVAGTVLFQLLPWSLGLVDRVDVLVSRTLFWYFGHPLVYFWLLPAYMAWYVIIPKIIGGKIFSDSLARLSFILFLLFSIPVGFHHQLVEPGIDAYWKFLQVTLTFMVVIPSLMTAFSLFATFEMYGRSKGATGLFGWFKKLPWGDARFTVPFIGMVAFIPAGAGGLINASNQMNQVVHNTIWVTGHFHLTLATSVVLTFFGIAYWLVPHLTGRILTKAMNKLAIVQAIVWAVGMSIMSGAMHAVGLLGAPRRSSYSTYGDAPQALDWIPYQIAQAIGGTILFMGIILVLYIFINLAFFAPKGEEEFPVGETADTAERTPMALENWRIWLTILAALILVAYTVPFIDMIQNAPPASKGYRMW; from the coding sequence ATGAAACCATTTGTAAGAATTGATAAAAAGGATGCTGCACTGGCTATGGCTCACATTTACGTGGGGTTTGCCGCTCTGGCATTAGGTGGATTTGCCGGCCTGTTACAGGTTTTGGTCCGTTCAGGCAGATTCACTTTGCCTGCAGGTATCGGGTATTATCAAGTTTTGACTGTTCATGGTGTATTACTCGGATTGGTACTGACGACATTCTTTATTCTAGGATTCCAGCATGCGGCCATTTCCCGCACGGCAGGAACCTACTCTGGAAAATCCCGCTTCATGGGGTGGCTGGGATTCTGGGTCATGCTTCTTGGAACGACCATGGCAGCAGTCATGATTTTATTAAATGAAGCTACGGTCCTTTATACATTTTATGCTCCCCTCAAGGCCCATTGGATCTTTTATTTAGGATTGACCTTTGTAGTGGTGGGCAGCTGGCTTGGCGGCGCAGGGATGATCATGAAATATATAAGCTGGAGAAAAGAACATCCTGGACAACCGGGTCCTTTACTGACTTTCATGAGCATCATCAACACCGTTTTATGGATTGTTGCCACCATCGGGGTTGCGGGGACTGTATTATTTCAGCTTCTGCCATGGTCCCTTGGTCTGGTGGACAGGGTCGACGTCCTTGTCAGCCGTACCTTGTTCTGGTATTTCGGTCACCCACTCGTCTATTTCTGGCTGCTGCCCGCTTATATGGCATGGTATGTGATCATTCCAAAAATCATCGGGGGAAAAATCTTTTCAGATTCATTGGCAAGACTTTCCTTTATCCTTTTTCTTCTATTCTCGATACCGGTCGGATTTCACCATCAACTAGTGGAGCCTGGCATTGATGCTTATTGGAAGTTCCTCCAGGTGACCCTGACGTTCATGGTCGTCATCCCTTCCCTGATGACAGCATTTTCTTTGTTCGCAACATTTGAAATGTACGGGAGAAGCAAAGGGGCTACGGGATTATTCGGATGGTTCAAGAAGCTTCCATGGGGTGACGCCCGCTTTACAGTGCCGTTCATCGGAATGGTTGCTTTCATTCCTGCAGGAGCAGGCGGATTGATCAATGCATCAAATCAAATGAATCAGGTGGTCCATAACACGATCTGGGTCACCGGTCACTTTCATTTAACATTGGCCACATCTGTCGTCCTGACCTTCTTTGGGATTGCTTATTGGCTTGTCCCTCATTTGACGGGACGTATCCTAACGAAAGCAATGAACAAATTGGCCATCGTGCAGGCTATTGTATGGGCCGTCGGAATGAGCATCATGTCTGGTGCCATGCATGCGGTTGGATTACTGGGTGCACCAAGAAGGTCTTCCTACTCCACTTATGGGGATGCACCTCAGGCACTGGATTGGATTCCCTACCAAATCGCACAGGCGATCGGGGGTACGATCCTATTCATGGGTATCATTCTCGTTCTATATATCTTTATCAACCTGGCATTCTTCGCTCCCAAGGGAGAGGAGGAATTCCCTGTCGGTGAAACGGCTGATACAGCCGAAAGGACACCGATGGCGCTCGAGAACTGGCGGATCTGGTTAACCATCCTGGCCGCTCTCATCCTCGTCGCCTACACCGTCCCATTCATCGACATGATCCAAAACGCCCCACCCGCATCTAAGGGTTATAGAATGTGGTGA
- a CDS encoding cytochrome c oxidase subunit II — MHMHRYEKWWLTLGTGSLILFLIILGISAFHQGHQPPSAKAYVNPEQVDKIAPFNEPGLKKVEGKTWDYELVFVASAFLYTPGEIEIPKGSTLKITATTKDVVHGFEVAGTNINMMLEPGFVSEYTTTLDKAGEFLIVCNEYCGVGHHTMKSMLRVVD, encoded by the coding sequence ATGCATATGCATCGTTATGAGAAATGGTGGTTAACACTGGGAACAGGGTCTCTTATCTTATTTTTAATCATATTGGGAATCAGTGCTTTTCATCAGGGGCATCAGCCTCCAAGCGCAAAGGCATACGTCAATCCTGAGCAGGTGGACAAAATCGCTCCGTTTAACGAACCCGGACTTAAAAAAGTGGAAGGAAAGACTTGGGATTATGAATTGGTATTTGTGGCATCCGCTTTTCTTTATACCCCTGGGGAAATTGAAATCCCTAAAGGATCGACACTGAAAATCACGGCTACAACCAAGGATGTTGTCCATGGGTTTGAAGTGGCAGGAACCAATATCAATATGATGCTTGAACCGGGATTTGTCAGTGAATACACAACAACACTCGACAAGGCTGGAGAGTTCCTCATTGTTTGTAATGAATACTGTGGTGTCGGTCATCACACGATGAAATCTATGTTAAGGGTGGTGGACTAG
- a CDS encoding SDR family NAD(P)-dependent oxidoreductase, which translates to MFVPSFSLKGKLAVVTGAGRGIGRALSIGLAESGSDVVLLSRTREDLEETAGVIEKLGRKAHILPTDVTSRDDINRVIAYIESNGLSIDILINNAGMNIRSAALSVTDDEWQKIMDTNLKSAFMMSQEVGRHMKERGRGKIINIASVAGHVALRTGVVYASTKAAMIQMTKVLAMEWGKHNINVNSIGPWYFKTPLTKELLQNEEYVNDILAVTPLKRIGELEELVGPAVFLSSDASNYITGQTLFVDGGMTINGF; encoded by the coding sequence TTGTTTGTTCCTTCATTTTCATTGAAAGGTAAATTGGCCGTTGTCACAGGTGCAGGCCGGGGAATTGGACGTGCCCTCAGTATTGGATTAGCGGAATCAGGATCCGATGTAGTCCTGTTGTCCAGAACGAGGGAAGATTTGGAAGAAACGGCTGGTGTAATCGAGAAGCTTGGGAGAAAGGCTCATATCCTCCCGACAGATGTGACATCACGTGACGACATAAACAGGGTGATCGCCTACATAGAAAGCAATGGTTTGTCCATCGATATCCTGATCAATAATGCAGGGATGAATATACGTTCGGCAGCGCTTTCGGTAACGGATGATGAATGGCAGAAAATCATGGATACGAACTTGAAATCAGCCTTTATGATGAGCCAGGAAGTGGGAAGACATATGAAAGAGAGGGGACGGGGGAAAATCATAAACATTGCCTCCGTCGCCGGCCACGTTGCCCTCAGGACAGGGGTCGTCTATGCTTCCACAAAAGCAGCCATGATTCAAATGACGAAGGTATTAGCCATGGAATGGGGGAAACACAATATCAATGTGAACAGTATCGGTCCATGGTACTTCAAGACACCTTTAACAAAGGAACTTCTGCAAAATGAAGAGTATGTAAACGATATACTGGCAGTGACTCCTTTGAAAAGGATCGGTGAGCTCGAGGAATTGGTGGGCCCGGCGGTATTCCTTTCATCGGATGCCTCAAACTATATTACCGGCCAAACCCTCTTTGTAGACGGAGGAATGACGATCAACGGCTTTTGA
- a CDS encoding chemotaxis protein CheX has translation MILTKSVTDILNSSVEAIKGVIPLGVTVLKPSLLTEPFSQHKIGVLIGFTGDVRGRMIIDGEEESFQGLGASMFGMPLEGEMLESFAGELGNMIAGNLATLLAQAGHSLDITPPTVIVGQSKMYGFDKALKLPISIENVGDFLVILMIE, from the coding sequence ATGATTTTAACTAAAAGTGTCACCGATATACTTAATAGTTCAGTAGAAGCGATCAAAGGAGTCATCCCTTTGGGTGTTACTGTTTTAAAACCCTCATTGCTGACAGAGCCGTTCAGTCAGCACAAGATCGGCGTACTCATCGGGTTCACGGGTGACGTAAGAGGAAGAATGATCATTGATGGAGAAGAAGAGAGCTTTCAAGGTTTGGGAGCATCCATGTTTGGAATGCCCCTTGAAGGGGAGATGCTTGAGTCATTCGCGGGTGAGCTCGGGAATATGATTGCAGGGAATCTAGCTACTCTCCTTGCACAAGCCGGTCATTCACTCGATATTACACCCCCGACCGTGATTGTAGGGCAATCGAAGATGTATGGCTTCGACAAAGCTTTGAAACTACCGATTTCCATTGAAAATGTGGGAGATTTTTTAGTGATACTGATGATTGAATAG
- a CDS encoding type III polyketide synthase, producing MPKILSVETEVPPVKITQNEAAEFAKQLFSSSFKDIGRLINVFQNGEIESRYFVKDLEWFSKEHTFQEKNDEFIHHAVELGSKVVLKSLSRHRLSTGDIDAIITISTSGLSTPSLEARIMNRLPFSPHIKRIPIWGLGCAGGASGLSRAYEYCLAFPKANVLVLSIELCSLTFQHGDRSKSNLIGTSLFADGVACALVCGDDSQALEGVGHPLPKVFATQSTLLQDSLDVMGWEVKENGLYVVFSKDIPTLVKNWLRPNVEGFIEANGVGLGDIKHFVAHPGGKKVIEAYMDALGMDERMTTESMRVLKEYGNMSSVTILYVLKEFMEKGCERGDIGLGTALGPGFSSELLLMRWE from the coding sequence ATGCCGAAAATACTCTCAGTGGAAACTGAGGTTCCGCCAGTTAAAATCACGCAAAATGAAGCCGCTGAATTTGCAAAACAGCTGTTTTCTTCAAGTTTTAAAGATATAGGACGCCTCATAAATGTGTTTCAAAACGGTGAAATAGAAAGCCGTTATTTCGTAAAGGATCTGGAGTGGTTTTCCAAGGAGCATACCTTTCAGGAAAAGAACGATGAATTTATCCACCATGCCGTAGAATTGGGGAGTAAAGTGGTTCTTAAGAGCCTTTCCCGTCATAGGCTCTCAACGGGAGATATCGATGCCATCATTACCATATCAACATCAGGTCTATCAACCCCTAGTTTGGAAGCCCGGATCATGAACAGGCTCCCATTTTCTCCCCACATCAAACGAATTCCGATATGGGGTTTGGGATGTGCAGGGGGGGCGTCGGGGTTATCAAGGGCGTATGAGTATTGCTTGGCCTTTCCTAAGGCAAATGTTCTTGTTCTTTCGATTGAACTGTGTTCATTGACCTTTCAACACGGAGATCGATCAAAGAGTAATTTGATCGGGACGTCCCTTTTTGCTGATGGTGTGGCATGTGCCCTTGTTTGCGGGGATGACAGCCAGGCATTGGAAGGCGTCGGGCATCCTTTGCCAAAGGTCTTTGCCACTCAGTCGACGCTGCTCCAGGACTCATTGGATGTCATGGGATGGGAAGTAAAGGAAAATGGATTATATGTTGTATTTTCGAAGGACATTCCGACATTGGTGAAAAATTGGCTGCGTCCGAATGTAGAGGGCTTCATTGAAGCGAACGGGGTCGGGCTCGGGGACATTAAGCATTTTGTGGCCCACCCCGGTGGAAAGAAAGTGATTGAGGCTTACATGGATGCTTTAGGAATGGATGAAAGGATGACAACTGAATCAATGAGGGTATTGAAGGAGTATGGGAACATGTCCTCTGTCACGATTCTTTATGTCCTCAAGGAATTTATGGAAAAAGGCTGTGAGCGGGGAGATATCGGTCTTGGCACTGCTTTGGGACCTGGGTTCAGTTCGGAGCTTTTGTTGATGAGGTGGGAATGA
- a CDS encoding isoprenylcysteine carboxyl methyltransferase family protein, protein MLYFVLFFSVLMIQRLVELYIARSNEKWMKERGAKEYGQAHYKLMVGIHIAFFISLLIEGGFFHSGVNHYWPLLLGGFILTQLGRIWSIASLGKYWNTKIIVLPQAEVIAKGPYKHLKHPNYLIVTLEFLIVPLLFQAYWTLFIFALLNQFILSIRIPLEEHALKEETEYEKVHLNTKGWIPLFKKEK, encoded by the coding sequence ATGCTATATTTTGTATTGTTTTTCTCGGTACTGATGATTCAAAGACTGGTGGAACTGTATATTGCAAGATCGAATGAAAAGTGGATGAAGGAGCGGGGTGCTAAAGAATACGGACAGGCTCATTATAAGCTGATGGTCGGCATCCATATTGCATTTTTCATTTCCCTCCTCATAGAGGGGGGATTCTTTCACTCAGGGGTCAATCACTATTGGCCGTTATTGCTTGGTGGTTTTATCCTGACTCAGCTCGGGAGGATCTGGTCGATCGCTTCGCTCGGGAAGTATTGGAACACAAAGATCATCGTCCTCCCCCAGGCTGAAGTCATAGCCAAAGGCCCTTATAAACACTTGAAGCATCCGAACTATTTGATTGTAACCCTTGAGTTTCTGATAGTTCCATTGCTTTTTCAAGCCTATTGGACACTTTTCATCTTTGCATTATTAAATCAATTCATTCTTTCTATCCGAATCCCTCTCGAGGAACATGCCTTGAAGGAGGAGACGGAGTATGAGAAGGTCCATCTCAACACGAAGGGATGGATTCCCCTATTCAAAAAAGAAAAATGA